A window from Streptomyces sp. SAI-127 encodes these proteins:
- a CDS encoding TetR/AcrR family transcriptional regulator has translation MSVQERKQRERAERERLIVATARELAEQQGWDAVTTRRLAERIEYSQPVLYSHFRGKREIIGAVALQGASEMAVAMRAATAAADGPRARVTALARAYLAFAERHPAVYDALFQLDGGLAYAQEDTPEPLKDAFAALLECLSEVAGDGVRPELFTETFWASLHGLATLTRAGRLPPEDTERRTELLVDRLAML, from the coding sequence ATGTCGGTACAGGAACGCAAGCAGCGCGAACGGGCGGAGCGCGAGCGCCTCATCGTGGCCACGGCCCGCGAACTCGCCGAGCAGCAGGGCTGGGACGCGGTCACCACCCGGCGGCTCGCTGAGCGCATCGAATACAGCCAGCCCGTCCTCTACAGCCACTTCCGCGGCAAGCGCGAGATCATCGGCGCCGTCGCTCTGCAGGGCGCTTCCGAGATGGCCGTGGCGATGCGGGCCGCAACCGCCGCCGCCGACGGCCCCCGCGCCCGGGTCACCGCGCTGGCCCGCGCCTACCTCGCCTTCGCCGAACGCCATCCGGCGGTCTACGACGCCCTGTTCCAGCTCGACGGCGGCCTGGCGTATGCGCAGGAGGACACCCCCGAACCGTTGAAGGACGCCTTCGCCGCGCTGCTGGAGTGCCTCAGCGAGGTCGCCGGGGACGGCGTGCGCCCGGAACTGTTCACCGAGACGTTCTGGGCGTCCCTGCACGGCCTGGCCACCCTGACCCGAGCGGGACGGCTCCCGCCGGAGGACACCGAGCGCAGGACGGAGCTGCTGGTGGACCGGCTCGCCATGCTCTGA
- a CDS encoding DUF1772 domain-containing protein, translated as MLNALEVVTIVVVGVMVGVEFSVPFFSNPILNALPGDNGLSGRVHGARLGGAVMPFWYIGSLVLVGVWAVAGWDDDGTGLVVTAAALLIVSVLMSILVLVPINNRVKTWTAGDRPADWKEQMKRWDRWHYVRVAVIIAAFACLAAALT; from the coding sequence ATGCTCAATGCACTCGAGGTCGTCACCATCGTGGTCGTCGGCGTAATGGTGGGGGTGGAGTTCTCCGTCCCCTTCTTCAGCAACCCGATCCTCAACGCACTCCCCGGCGACAACGGCCTGAGCGGCCGCGTCCATGGGGCCCGACTGGGCGGTGCCGTGATGCCGTTCTGGTACATCGGCTCGCTCGTCCTCGTCGGGGTCTGGGCCGTCGCCGGATGGGACGACGATGGCACCGGCCTCGTCGTGACCGCCGCCGCGCTGCTGATCGTCAGCGTGCTCATGTCGATCCTGGTGCTCGTCCCGATCAACAACCGGGTCAAGACGTGGACTGCCGGCGACCGGCCGGCCGACTGGAAGGAGCAGATGAAGCGCTGGGACCGCTGGCACTACGTCCGCGTCGCCGTCATCATCGCCGCCTTCGCCTGCCTGGCGGCCGCCCTCACCTGA
- a CDS encoding DUF899 family protein, producing the protein MTTHALPPVVDAASWERQLDALRAREKAATRELDAIAAERRRLPMVEMPDYTLEGEDGPVRLADVFEGKRQLIVYNHMWFAGKEWQCPGCTGFTSQYTRLEFLDNYDARFVIVTQGPIKEALAYQRRVGNQMTWYSTANSSFGADVGAPPGAGFAVNVFLRDGDTVYRTWHTNGRGTEQLSHTFPLIDVLPYGRQEQWQDSPEGCPQSPTYSRWATSKDIAALYGPGSGG; encoded by the coding sequence ATGACCACCCACGCACTACCACCCGTCGTCGACGCCGCATCTTGGGAGCGCCAACTGGATGCGCTGCGTGCCCGGGAGAAGGCCGCGACGCGGGAGCTTGACGCCATCGCCGCCGAGCGTCGTCGCCTGCCGATGGTCGAGATGCCCGACTACACCCTGGAGGGCGAGGACGGCCCCGTTCGGCTGGCGGACGTCTTCGAAGGCAAGAGGCAACTGATCGTCTACAACCACATGTGGTTCGCCGGCAAGGAATGGCAGTGCCCGGGCTGCACGGGGTTCACCTCGCAGTACACCCGCCTGGAGTTCCTGGACAACTACGATGCGCGATTCGTCATCGTCACCCAGGGCCCGATCAAAGAGGCACTCGCCTACCAGCGGCGGGTCGGCAACCAGATGACGTGGTACTCGACTGCCAACAGCTCCTTCGGGGCCGACGTCGGTGCACCGCCCGGCGCAGGATTCGCGGTCAACGTGTTCCTGCGCGACGGCGACACCGTCTATCGCACCTGGCACACCAACGGCCGCGGCACCGAACAGCTCAGTCACACCTTCCCCCTGATCGACGTCCTGCCGTACGGACGGCAGGAGCAGTGGCAGGACTCGCCCGAGGGCTGCCCTCAGTCGCCCACCTACAGCCGATGGGCGACGTCCAAAGACATCGCTGCGCTCTATGGCCCGGGCTCCGGCGGCTGA
- a CDS encoding DUF6207 family protein, whose amino-acid sequence MSSIHDRPVEQPGLAVVEVAAANDATAFAVQDLLAANYAIAPGERSVREPGVRLRLFLDLRQEPGS is encoded by the coding sequence ATGAGCTCGATCCATGACAGGCCTGTTGAACAGCCGGGCCTGGCCGTCGTCGAAGTCGCGGCCGCCAACGATGCGACCGCCTTCGCCGTCCAAGACCTGCTCGCCGCCAACTACGCGATCGCACCGGGCGAACGTTCGGTCCGCGAGCCCGGCGTCCGGCTGCGCCTCTTCCTGGACCTGCGCCAGGAGCCCGGCTCGTAG
- a CDS encoding class I SAM-dependent methyltransferase, with protein sequence MTDTSATDALDSAEWGRWIMYAQRYRESFVRLCAHPVDALLDAAGVSEGMYVLDAGTGTGTAARRAQRRGARVRGVDVDPGGIAQARGSGVNATNHPLPELPFADGEFDVVLANFVIDCLDRPRTSLAELRRVLRPGGRIALTLWGARRGAGQNLLGRACEAGGIVLPPDRPSPDEPRDLPPLDADEEFDRTPAGMLELLGEAGFTRTEATEVTWNHETTVREWWGGLADRLYLRPAYVTPPDLETTARIRAEYERLSAEFPQRDEKLLLPHVALLASGRLT encoded by the coding sequence ATGACGGACACGAGCGCGACCGATGCCCTGGACAGTGCCGAGTGGGGCCGGTGGATCATGTACGCCCAGCGGTACCGCGAAAGCTTCGTCCGGCTGTGCGCGCATCCGGTCGACGCGCTGCTGGATGCGGCTGGGGTGTCGGAGGGGATGTACGTCCTCGATGCGGGCACGGGGACGGGGACCGCGGCCAGGCGGGCACAGCGCCGTGGCGCCCGGGTCCGGGGCGTGGACGTCGATCCCGGCGGAATCGCGCAGGCGCGCGGCAGCGGGGTCAACGCCACCAACCATCCCTTGCCAGAACTGCCTTTCGCTGACGGCGAGTTCGATGTGGTCCTCGCCAACTTCGTCATCGACTGCCTCGACCGCCCCCGGACCTCCCTCGCCGAACTGCGGCGCGTGCTGCGGCCCGGCGGCCGGATCGCGCTGACACTGTGGGGCGCACGGCGCGGCGCCGGTCAGAATCTTCTCGGACGGGCCTGCGAGGCGGGCGGCATCGTGCTGCCGCCGGACCGGCCGTCGCCCGATGAGCCGCGGGACCTGCCACCGCTCGACGCGGACGAGGAGTTCGACCGCACGCCCGCCGGGATGCTGGAACTGCTGGGTGAGGCCGGGTTCACGCGAACGGAGGCGACCGAGGTCACCTGGAACCACGAGACCACTGTCAGGGAGTGGTGGGGCGGGCTGGCCGACCGGCTCTACCTCAGGCCGGCGTACGTCACACCGCCTGACCTGGAGACCACCGCGCGGATCCGTGCGGAGTACGAACGGCTCAGCGCCGAATTCCCCCAGAGAGACGAGAAGCTGCTCCTCCCGCATGTTGCGCTGCTCGCCTCCGGGAGGCTCACGTGA
- a CDS encoding Ku protein yields the protein MAEGYYLGPDGQVAAKPYKLLRQALDRSSKVAIAKYAWSGRERLGLLRLRDDAIVLHAMRWPDEARDPAAVDPPSETVSEEEIEQALVLIDRMTQDDLEGSEFTDALAKIIEAKREEKPLPEAPEPEQPGKVLDLMAALNESVQQAKASRGEGADVHEMPKKKTAKKQPAKRTAAKKTTKKTTARRSRSA from the coding sequence ATCGCGGAGGGCTACTACCTGGGGCCGGACGGGCAGGTGGCGGCGAAGCCGTACAAGCTGCTGCGCCAAGCCCTGGACAGGTCGTCGAAGGTCGCGATCGCCAAGTACGCCTGGAGCGGCCGGGAGCGCCTGGGCCTGCTGCGGCTGCGCGACGATGCGATCGTTCTGCACGCGATGCGCTGGCCCGATGAGGCCCGCGATCCGGCCGCCGTCGACCCGCCCAGCGAGACGGTGTCGGAGGAGGAGATCGAGCAGGCGCTCGTCCTCATCGACCGTATGACCCAGGACGACCTCGAGGGCTCCGAGTTCACCGACGCCCTGGCGAAGATCATCGAGGCGAAGCGGGAAGAGAAGCCCCTTCCCGAAGCCCCGGAGCCCGAGCAGCCGGGCAAGGTCCTCGATCTCATGGCCGCCCTCAACGAGTCCGTCCAGCAGGCCAAGGCCTCCCGCGGCGAAGGCGCCGATGTCCACGAGATGCCGAAGAAGAAGACCGCGAAGAAGCAGCCGGCCAAGAGGACGGCAGCGAAGAAGACCACGAAGAAGACGACCGCACGCCGATCACGCAGCGCCTGA
- a CDS encoding DoxX family protein, which yields MNTALWITTGLLTAVFLFSGPGKLFVPREKMAAMTDAARWVLDFKPCTLKAIGALEILGAAGLVLPALLGIAPILVPLAAAGLALIMTGAVILRVRHGEPKAALPDGGYLALTAFVAVGRFALEPFTG from the coding sequence ATGAACACCGCACTGTGGATCACCACCGGCCTGCTGACCGCCGTCTTCCTGTTCTCCGGCCCCGGGAAACTGTTCGTCCCCCGGGAGAAGATGGCTGCGATGACCGATGCCGCGCGTTGGGTCCTCGACTTCAAGCCCTGCACCCTCAAAGCCATCGGAGCACTTGAGATCCTCGGCGCCGCGGGCCTCGTCCTGCCCGCCCTACTCGGCATCGCGCCGATCCTGGTGCCGCTGGCGGCCGCCGGCCTGGCCCTGATCATGACCGGCGCCGTGATCCTGCGGGTCCGCCACGGCGAGCCCAAAGCCGCACTGCCGGACGGGGGCTACCTCGCTCTGACGGCCTTCGTGGCGGTCGGCCGCTTCGCCCTGGAACCCTTCACCGGCTGA
- a CDS encoding carboxymuconolactone decarboxylase family protein, which produces METRINPMANEVGAKWARYIISSNTVITDSTLPKAVQELVKIRASQINGCGGCLDMHTKDAAAAGESQVRINLVGAWRETTVYTEAERAALELTEQGTRLADSSGVTDEAWANAAKHFDEDQLMALVALICAINAFNRLNVITRTPGGEYQPGQFG; this is translated from the coding sequence ATGGAAACCCGGATCAACCCCATGGCCAACGAGGTCGGGGCGAAGTGGGCCAGGTACATCATCTCGTCGAACACGGTCATCACCGACTCGACGCTGCCGAAAGCGGTGCAGGAACTGGTGAAGATCCGCGCCAGCCAGATCAACGGCTGCGGCGGCTGCCTCGATATGCACACCAAGGACGCGGCGGCCGCCGGCGAGAGCCAGGTGCGGATCAACCTGGTCGGGGCGTGGCGGGAGACGACCGTCTACACCGAGGCGGAGCGGGCGGCGCTGGAACTCACCGAGCAGGGCACCCGCCTCGCCGACTCCAGCGGCGTCACCGACGAGGCGTGGGCGAACGCGGCGAAGCACTTCGACGAGGACCAGCTCATGGCCCTGGTGGCCCTGATCTGCGCGATCAACGCCTTCAACCGGCTGAACGTGATCACCCGGACGCCCGGCGGCGAGTACCAGCCCGGCCAGTTCGGCTGA
- a CDS encoding sigma-70 family RNA polymerase sigma factor, with translation MTGSGPTDVLAGAFEQQRERLVAVAHRMLGSRAEAEDAVQEAWIRLARQDAAAIDNLAGWLTTVVGRVCLDVLRSRKNRAVLSYEDRLPELVVTVDDGAAPEDDAMLAESVGLALLVVLVTLTPTERLAFVLHDMFAVPFAEIGEIIGRSTDATKMLTSRARRKVRGTPLPQEEPRRQRAVVDAFLAAARNGDFEGLVRLLDPQVTWRTYHPQGVMTTVGAAEVAGPVLRGARSMTAVLPVLVNGEPGFVSWGANGKVLGVAACTVVDGRIVELLTVSDRKRLDAMGLPERPE, from the coding sequence ATGACCGGATCAGGTCCGACCGACGTGCTGGCGGGAGCCTTCGAGCAGCAGCGTGAGCGCCTGGTGGCGGTCGCGCACCGGATGCTCGGTTCGCGGGCGGAGGCCGAGGACGCGGTGCAGGAGGCGTGGATCCGGCTGGCGCGGCAGGACGCGGCGGCGATCGACAACCTGGCCGGCTGGCTGACCACCGTGGTCGGCCGGGTCTGCCTCGATGTGCTGCGGTCGCGGAAGAACCGGGCCGTGCTGTCGTACGAGGACCGGCTGCCCGAGCTGGTGGTGACCGTGGACGACGGGGCGGCGCCCGAGGACGACGCGATGCTCGCCGAATCGGTCGGGCTGGCCCTGCTGGTGGTACTCGTCACGCTCACCCCCACGGAGCGGCTGGCGTTCGTCCTGCACGACATGTTCGCGGTGCCCTTCGCCGAGATCGGCGAGATCATCGGCCGGTCCACCGACGCGACCAAGATGCTCACGAGCCGGGCCCGCAGGAAGGTACGGGGCACACCGCTGCCGCAGGAGGAGCCGAGGCGGCAGCGCGCGGTGGTCGACGCGTTTCTCGCCGCCGCGCGGAACGGGGACTTCGAAGGGCTCGTCCGGCTGCTCGATCCGCAGGTGACCTGGCGCACGTACCACCCGCAGGGCGTGATGACCACGGTCGGGGCGGCCGAGGTGGCCGGTCCGGTCCTGCGCGGGGCCCGGTCGATGACCGCGGTGCTCCCGGTGCTGGTCAACGGCGAGCCCGGGTTCGTGTCCTGGGGTGCGAACGGCAAGGTGCTCGGCGTGGCGGCGTGCACCGTGGTCGACGGCCGGATCGTCGAACTCCTGACCGTGAGCGACCGCAAGCGTCTGGACGCCATGGGCCTGCCCGAGCGTCCCGAGTAG
- a CDS encoding sigma factor: MDWVQDDETVPIAELLDERRRLLNVAYWMLGRSQDADGVVAEAYRRWYGLSDDHRDRIAEPRSWLVTTVGGICLERLAPTGRSHPGPVGAAPPQDLDEEVSQALLEALDTLSPAERAAFVLNDVFGMAPRTVAAIVGQTEQECGELAARARHSLGTMWAHPTTPQQHDRVVRAVRQACVAENPARLTSLLAPDATVFFDGGGKVRTLTRPVHGARRVTRSLLALLAGRPRTTLHCQSVNGRTGLVVRYGNEVAAVISLDVAGDRVVQIWAVLNPDKLRHWNRDATQEK, translated from the coding sequence ATGGACTGGGTACAGGACGACGAGACGGTACCGATCGCGGAACTGCTCGACGAGCGACGCCGACTGCTCAACGTGGCCTACTGGATGCTGGGCCGGAGCCAGGACGCCGACGGCGTCGTGGCGGAGGCCTACCGGCGCTGGTACGGCCTGTCCGACGACCACAGGGACCGCATCGCCGAACCCCGGTCCTGGCTGGTGACGACCGTCGGCGGCATCTGTCTGGAGCGCTTGGCGCCGACCGGGCGGTCGCACCCGGGCCCGGTCGGCGCGGCGCCCCCTCAGGACCTGGACGAAGAGGTGAGCCAGGCCCTCCTCGAGGCGCTGGACACGCTGTCACCGGCCGAGCGGGCGGCATTCGTCCTCAACGACGTGTTCGGGATGGCTCCGCGGACGGTCGCCGCCATCGTCGGACAGACGGAACAGGAATGCGGCGAACTCGCCGCCCGGGCCCGGCACAGCCTTGGGACCATGTGGGCACACCCCACGACACCACAGCAGCACGACCGTGTGGTGCGAGCGGTCCGACAGGCTTGCGTGGCGGAGAACCCTGCCCGCCTGACGTCCCTCCTGGCACCGGACGCCACGGTGTTCTTCGACGGAGGCGGCAAGGTCAGAACCCTGACCCGGCCCGTCCACGGCGCACGGCGCGTCACCCGCAGCCTACTGGCCCTCCTAGCTGGCCGGCCCCGCACCACGCTGCACTGCCAGTCCGTCAACGGCCGCACCGGGCTAGTGGTGCGCTACGGCAACGAGGTCGCCGCGGTCATCAGCCTGGACGTCGCGGGCGACCGCGTCGTGCAGATCTGGGCGGTCCTCAACCCTGACAAGCTCCGCCACTGGAACCGGGACGCCACGCAGGAGAAATGA
- a CDS encoding FAD-dependent oxidoreductase, whose product MSRENGFVIVGGGLAAGKAAEELRQQGYEGPLVLIGDEAERPYIRPPLSKGYLLGKEDRESIFVHSENWYREHDVDLMTGTRVTAVDAHTRQVELTGGRQMSYTKLLLATGSSPRRLTVPGADLDNVLYLRRVGDSERLKDAFTPGARIVVVGGGWIGLETAAAARTAGAQVTVLEHSELPLLKVLGRETAEVFADLHRDHGVVLRPHAAVERITGDGTRADGVQLADGTRLRADAVVVGIGITPNVQLAEAAGLEVRNGIVTDERLRTSAQDVHAAGDVANAYHPRLGRHLRVEHWANALHQPRTAALTMLGKEAAYNRLPYFYTDQYDLGMEYTGYTEPGGYDRVVFRGNPAERRFIAFWLSGDRVLAGMSVNVWNVIDSVRALVESGASVADAALSDPETPLESLLL is encoded by the coding sequence ATGTCGCGAGAAAACGGGTTCGTGATCGTCGGGGGCGGCCTCGCCGCGGGCAAGGCCGCCGAGGAACTCCGGCAACAGGGCTACGAGGGCCCGCTCGTCCTCATCGGGGACGAAGCGGAGCGCCCCTACATCCGACCGCCGCTGTCCAAGGGGTACCTGCTCGGCAAGGAGGACCGCGAGTCCATATTCGTGCATTCCGAGAACTGGTACCGCGAGCACGACGTCGATCTGATGACCGGAACGCGCGTGACGGCCGTCGACGCACACACCCGCCAGGTCGAACTCACCGGCGGACGGCAGATGTCGTACACCAAGCTGCTCCTGGCGACCGGATCGTCCCCCCGCCGGCTGACGGTGCCCGGGGCGGACCTGGACAACGTGCTGTACCTGCGCCGCGTGGGAGACAGCGAGCGGCTCAAGGACGCCTTCACCCCCGGGGCCCGGATCGTGGTCGTCGGCGGCGGCTGGATCGGTCTGGAGACCGCCGCGGCGGCCCGGACGGCCGGGGCGCAGGTGACCGTCCTGGAGCACTCCGAGCTGCCGTTGCTGAAGGTGCTCGGCCGGGAGACGGCCGAGGTCTTCGCCGACCTGCACCGGGATCACGGGGTCGTCCTGCGGCCCCACGCCGCCGTCGAGCGCATCACCGGTGACGGCACCCGCGCCGACGGCGTCCAGCTCGCCGACGGAACCCGACTGCGCGCCGACGCCGTGGTGGTGGGCATCGGCATCACCCCCAACGTCCAGCTCGCCGAGGCGGCGGGACTGGAGGTGCGCAACGGCATCGTCACCGACGAGCGTCTGCGCACCTCGGCCCAGGACGTGCACGCCGCAGGGGACGTCGCCAACGCCTACCATCCCCGGCTCGGCCGGCATCTGCGGGTGGAGCACTGGGCCAACGCCCTGCACCAGCCCCGCACGGCGGCATTGACCATGCTCGGCAAGGAGGCGGCCTACAACCGGCTGCCGTACTTCTACACCGACCAGTACGACCTCGGGATGGAGTACACGGGGTACACCGAGCCCGGCGGCTACGACCGCGTCGTCTTCCGCGGGAACCCGGCCGAGCGGCGGTTCATCGCCTTTTGGTTGTCCGGGGACCGGGTCCTGGCGGGCATGAGTGTGAACGTGTGGAACGTCATCGACTCCGTCCGCGCCCTCGTCGAGTCCGGTGCCTCCGTGGCGGACGCGGCCCTGTCCGATCCCGAGACGCCCCTGGAAAGCCTCCTGCTCTGA
- a CDS encoding alpha/beta hydrolase: MPAILIHGVPDTHRAWNGVRRHLTRSDVEAWDLPGFGTPRPTGFGSSKEEYVDWLVERLERVGEPVDLVGHDWGCILTARVASLRPDLVRTWAGGNGPISSRYTWHPLAETWQDPVAGERFMAELDPEAFAKDLVNGFDAPAEPVEEMVRHVDGPMKDSILRLYRSAVTMGTEWEPALSNVTAPALVFWGERDPACQIEFGDELGAALRATRVLHLDCNHWTVLERPAEVAAALEAHWAQGTGR, encoded by the coding sequence ATGCCCGCCATCCTCATCCACGGCGTTCCCGACACCCACCGCGCGTGGAACGGCGTACGCCGTCACCTGACCCGCTCCGACGTCGAGGCCTGGGACCTGCCCGGATTCGGCACCCCCCGCCCCACCGGCTTCGGCTCCAGCAAGGAGGAGTACGTCGACTGGCTCGTCGAACGCCTCGAGCGCGTCGGCGAGCCCGTGGACCTGGTCGGTCACGACTGGGGCTGCATCCTCACCGCCCGCGTCGCCTCCCTCCGGCCCGACCTGGTCCGCACCTGGGCCGGTGGCAACGGACCCATCAGTTCCCGCTACACCTGGCACCCGCTGGCCGAGACCTGGCAGGACCCCGTCGCCGGCGAGCGGTTCATGGCCGAACTGGACCCTGAGGCCTTCGCGAAGGACCTGGTGAACGGCTTCGACGCGCCCGCCGAACCGGTGGAGGAGATGGTCCGGCACGTCGACGGCCCGATGAAGGACAGCATTCTGCGGCTGTACCGGTCCGCCGTGACCATGGGGACGGAGTGGGAACCGGCCCTGTCGAACGTCACCGCACCCGCGCTGGTGTTCTGGGGTGAGCGCGACCCAGCCTGCCAGATCGAGTTCGGCGATGAACTCGGCGCCGCCCTGCGCGCCACCCGCGTCCTCCATCTCGACTGCAACCACTGGACGGTGCTGGAGCGGCCCGCGGAGGTGGCCGCCGCCCTCGAGGCGCACTGGGCGCAGGGCACCGGACGCTAG
- a CDS encoding YceI family protein, translating into MSTVVPYTALTGVYTIDPAHSTIGFSVRHAMIANVRGRFGAFEGVVKLDGYQLSRSEAYLSVQTGSIDTSSPDRDTHLAGPDFLDAATYPLMVFRSASLADRGDGQFRLMGHLRIKDVELPLHIHLAFGGATQDESGDHRVGFSGTALVRRSDWGLGGNTSDETGGVLISDKVRLNFDISAVRLSRSYAA; encoded by the coding sequence ATGTCGACCGTCGTCCCGTACACAGCGCTGACAGGTGTCTACACCATCGACCCGGCACACAGCACCATCGGCTTCTCCGTCCGGCACGCCATGATCGCGAACGTGCGCGGGCGCTTCGGCGCGTTCGAGGGGGTGGTCAAGCTGGACGGATACCAACTCAGCCGCTCCGAGGCCTACTTGAGCGTCCAGACCGGCAGTATCGACACCAGCAGCCCTGACCGGGACACCCATCTCGCGGGTCCGGACTTCCTCGACGCGGCCACCTATCCGTTGATGGTCTTCCGCTCCGCCAGCCTCGCCGACCGCGGAGACGGCCAGTTCCGTCTGATGGGCCACCTCAGGATCAAGGACGTCGAACTCCCTCTCCACATCCACCTCGCCTTCGGCGGGGCCACGCAGGACGAGAGCGGAGACCACCGTGTCGGCTTCTCCGGCACCGCCCTGGTGCGCCGCTCCGACTGGGGACTCGGCGGGAACACGAGCGACGAAACCGGCGGCGTCCTCATCAGCGACAAGGTCAGGCTCAACTTCGACATCTCCGCCGTCCGCCTCTCCCGCTCGTATGCCGCCTGA
- a CDS encoding ferritin-like protein: MNHQDPTGQTRFRSITTMEDLREHLQWAIELEHATLPPYLTALYSLDPERNAHAVEVVSSVFVEEMIHLALVANLLNAVGGQPRVDTPQILSPHPRPMPHADPSMQLSLLPFGQEAVTMFLRLEQPAHPGDPAEGDAYMTIGQFYDAIEKGLRHLCAQLGEEQVFTGDPARQVAAGPFGHTGGRLGPVTDLASALSALEEIVEQGEGAARVDVWDRDMDMFHPQTKAVSHYYRFQELAQGRRYQPGDTPETGPTGETLTVDRAGVRPMRPNPRLEDHPEGSAIRTAQEAFNIAYGKLLQLLEQAFNGNPAMLGVSVGTMYALKGQAQSLMSMPDGEGLTAGPTFDYVAPEDRG; this comes from the coding sequence ATGAATCATCAAGACCCCACCGGCCAGACCCGGTTCCGCTCGATCACGACGATGGAGGACCTGCGAGAGCACCTGCAGTGGGCCATCGAGCTGGAACACGCCACGCTGCCGCCCTACCTCACAGCCCTCTACTCCCTCGACCCCGAGCGGAACGCCCACGCCGTCGAAGTGGTCAGCAGCGTGTTCGTCGAGGAGATGATCCACCTCGCGCTGGTGGCGAATCTCCTGAACGCGGTCGGCGGTCAACCTCGCGTCGACACCCCGCAAATACTGTCGCCGCATCCGCGGCCCATGCCGCACGCCGACCCCTCCATGCAGCTGTCCCTGCTGCCGTTCGGTCAGGAGGCGGTCACCATGTTCCTCCGCCTCGAACAACCCGCCCACCCGGGCGACCCGGCCGAGGGAGACGCCTACATGACGATCGGCCAGTTCTACGACGCGATCGAGAAGGGCCTGCGACACCTGTGCGCCCAGCTCGGCGAGGAACAGGTCTTCACCGGTGATCCCGCCCGCCAGGTGGCCGCAGGACCGTTCGGGCACACCGGCGGGCGGCTGGGCCCGGTCACCGATCTCGCCTCGGCGCTCTCCGCCCTGGAGGAGATCGTGGAGCAGGGCGAGGGCGCGGCCCGCGTCGACGTGTGGGACAGGGACATGGACATGTTTCACCCGCAGACCAAGGCGGTCTCGCACTACTACCGCTTCCAGGAGCTGGCACAGGGCCGGCGCTACCAGCCGGGGGACACACCGGAGACAGGGCCCACCGGCGAGACGCTCACCGTCGACCGCGCCGGGGTGCGCCCGATGCGGCCCAACCCGCGGCTGGAGGACCATCCGGAGGGCAGTGCGATCCGCACGGCGCAGGAGGCGTTCAACATCGCGTACGGCAAGCTGTTGCAGCTCCTGGAGCAGGCGTTCAACGGCAATCCCGCGATGCTCGGGGTGTCGGTGGGCACGATGTACGCGCTCAAGGGGCAGGCACAGAGCCTGATGTCGATGCCCGACGGCGAGGGCCTGACCGCGGGCCCGACCTTCGACTACGTCGCTCCGGAAGACCGCGGCTGA
- a CDS encoding alpha/beta hydrolase, with translation MNRSSTYQRVRTPLSLLATASVATALIATAVAPAHADRTTSAPDSEKKPTVVLVHGAFADSTSWNGVIRRLRHEGYPVVAAANPLRGLNNDASYLKEVLAGIEGPVVLAGHSYGGSVISNAAHDADNVKALVFVAAFLPEEGESAVELSGKFPGSTLGDALHSVPVTLPDGSRDADLTIEPSKFHQQFAADVPRNTTDLMSVTQRPITNAALADDASESGWKNIPSWAVVATQDRNIPAQAQIFMAERAHAHITRVRASHAVSVSHPADVAGVIEAAARTVR, from the coding sequence ATGAACCGCAGTTCCACCTACCAGCGGGTCCGCACCCCCCTCTCCCTCCTGGCCACCGCCTCCGTCGCCACCGCCCTCATCGCCACGGCAGTCGCCCCCGCCCACGCGGACAGAACCACGTCCGCACCGGACAGCGAGAAGAAGCCCACGGTGGTGCTCGTGCACGGCGCGTTCGCCGATTCCACCAGCTGGAACGGCGTCATCAGGAGGCTGAGGCACGAGGGCTATCCCGTCGTCGCCGCGGCCAACCCCCTGCGCGGGCTGAACAACGACGCCTCCTACCTCAAAGAGGTCCTGGCCGGCATCGAGGGCCCGGTGGTCCTGGCCGGACACTCCTACGGCGGATCGGTGATCAGCAACGCCGCCCACGACGCCGACAACGTCAAGGCCCTGGTGTTCGTCGCCGCCTTCCTCCCCGAAGAGGGAGAGAGCGCCGTCGAGTTGTCGGGCAAGTTCCCCGGCAGCACCCTCGGCGATGCCCTGCACTCCGTGCCGGTCACCCTGCCGGACGGCTCCCGCGACGCGGACCTGACGATCGAACCGAGCAAGTTCCACCAGCAGTTCGCCGCTGACGTCCCCCGCAACACCACGGACCTCATGTCCGTCACACAGCGCCCGATCACCAACGCTGCCTTGGCGGACGACGCCTCCGAGTCCGGCTGGAAGAACATCCCGTCCTGGGCCGTGGTCGCCACCCAGGACCGCAACATACCGGCGCAGGCCCAGATCTTCATGGCAGAGCGCGCACACGCCCACATCACGCGCGTACGGGCATCGCACGCCGTGAGCGTCTCCCACCCCGCCGACGTCGCCGGGGTGATTGAGGCAGCCGCTCGGACCGTGCGCTGA